The following coding sequences are from one Danio rerio strain Tuebingen ecotype United States chromosome 21, GRCz12tu, whole genome shotgun sequence window:
- the LOC141379956 gene encoding serine/threonine-protein kinase pim-2-like, translated as MSSSSVLSAIQQYSDKMAFSKLINRLKKAFGVKCANEQPCEPLEPTGSTTENHRHLMTDDPAVAAGKQAGRQKKRKLKLSPIFFACFSRRRATVVDQLCVQEIHELHAEPISSSKFFCTAVSNLELEVLQPPALDDPADEDLDSKPEVNSFDSAVVIENDSAELHFPADNESSLSEDSLEQELDSPPSSPSDEDNELPVSQQLITDDICDSALDENSNPLPDQVSQEDSAVKSTADDGTCLDNNDISCRYKLGKQLGEGGFGSVYEGIRIQDGLQVAVKFVQKTPNMQDVSSSCDQPLPLEITLANMASGGSRCANIIQLLDWQVFENHYVMVMERPSPSMDLEAFLEVSGGVLSEKTAHTIMRQAVYAANVCCYRGVFHRDIKLQNLLVNPDTLEVKLIDFGCGDFMMESAYSIFSGTEAYIPPEFYEKGCYRAKPATVYSLGVLLFTMLHGEFPSAYDLYYLQHDWSKFTLSQECCDMMTACLHENPECRIPLEEMPYHDWSMLEF; from the exons ATGtctagtagttcagtactttctgcgATTCAACAGTACAGTGATAAAATGGCATTTTCAAAACTGATTAACCGTCTGAAGAAAGCGTTTGGTGTTAAGTGTGCGAACGAACAACCGTGTGAGCCACTCGAACCCACCGGCAGCACGACAGAGAATCACCGTCATCTGATGACCGATGACCCGGCCGTCGCTGCAGGAAAACAGGCAGGGAGACAGAAAAAGAGGAAACTCAAATTGTCTCCCATCTTCTTCGCCTGTTTTTCCAGAAGAAGAGCTACTGTTGTTG ATCAGCTATGTGTGCAGGAGATCCACGAACTTCACGCAGAGCCCATCAGTAGCTCTAAATTCTTCTGCACTGCTGTGAGCAACCTGGAGCTGGAAGTTCTCCAACCTCCAGCTCTTGATGATCCAGCAGACGAAGACTTGGACTCTAAACCTGAAGTGAACAGCTTTGACTCTGCAGTGGTCATTGAGAACGACTCTGCAGAGCTTCACTTCCCAGCAGACAATGAATCCTCCCTCAGCGAGGACAGCCTGGAGCAAGAGCTTGATAGTCCTCCAAGTTCACCATCCGATGAGGACAATGAACTTCCAGTGAGCCAGCAGCTCATAACAGATGACATCTGTGACTCTGCCCTGGATGAAAACTCGAACCCTTTACCGGATCAGGTCTCACAAGAGGACTCTGCTGTGAAGTCTACAGCAGATGatgggacctgcttggacaata ATGACATCAGCTGCCGCTACAAACTCGGAAAGCAGCTTGGTGAAGGAGGTTTCGGCTCCGTGTATGAGGGGATTCGCATACAGGATGGTCTGCAG GTGGCAGTTAAATTTGTCCAGAAGACCCCAAATATGCAAGATGTCAGCTCT tcatgtgaccaGCCACTTCCTCTAGAGATCACCTTGGCAAACATGGCCAGCGGTGGCTCCAGGTGTGCGAATATTATTCAGCTTCTGGACTGGCAGGTCTTTGAAAACCATTATGTCATGGTGATGGAGCGGCCTAGTCCAAGCATGGACCTGGAGGCATTCCTTGAAGTCAGCGGAGGAGTCCTCAGTGAGAAAACAGCACATACCATCATGAGGCAAGCTGTTTATGCGGCCAACGTGTGCTGTTACCGCGGGGTGTTCCACCGGGACATTAAGCTTCAAAACCTGCTGGTGAACCCCGACACACTGGAAGTCAAGCTGATCGACTTCGGGTGTGGAGACTTCATGATGGAATCAGCCTACAGTATCTTCTCTG GAACAGAAGCGTACATCCCGCCAGAGTTTTATGAAAAAGGATGCTACCGGGCCAAACCAGCGACGGTCTATTCTCTTGGGGTTCTTCTGTTCACAATGCTCCATGGAGAATTCCCATCAGCGTATGACCTGTACTACCTCCAACATGACTggtccaaatttaccctctctcaAG AATGCTGTGATATGATGACGGCTTGTCTGCATGAGAATCCAGAGTGCAGAATTCCTCTAGAAGAGATGCCTTACCACGACTGGTCCATGCTGGAGTTCTGA